The genomic segment AATGCGGTGAACCTGGCTTCTGCGGGGCTGGGTGCCCGGGCGCTGTTCGCCACTGACGATTTCTTCGCCGAGGTCGGGCGCATGCTGGCCGATGCGCCGGCGGTGTTCTACCCCGACAAGTACGACGATCACGGCAAATGGATGGACGGCTGGGAGAGCCGCCGCAAGCGCGGGCCCGGACACGACTATGCCGTGGTCAGGCTCGCCACCGCCGGCGTCATCCGCGGCTTTGACATCGACACCGCCCACTTCACCGGCAACTATCCGCCCGCCGCCCGCATCGAGGCCTGCGACGTGCCGGGCGAGCCCGACGACAAGACCGCCTGGACCGAGATCCTGCCCATGACCCCGCTAGGACCCTCGGCCCACCACTATCTCGAAAGCCGCTCGGCCCAGGTCTGGACCCATGTGCGCCTGCACATCTACCCCGATGGCGGGGTGGCCCGGCTGCGCGTCTTCGGCGAGCCCCATATCGATGCCGCCGCCCATGCCGGCAAGCTCATCGACCTGGCCTCGGGCCTCAATGGCGGACACGTGGTGGCCTATTCGGATGCCCATTACGGCGCCTTCGGACGGCTGCTGGCCCCGGGCCGCGGGCTGGACATGGGCGATGGCTGGGAGACCCGCCGCCGCCGCGTGCCGGGCAATGACTGGATCATCATCGCGCTGGGCGCGCGCGGGATCGTGGAAAAGGTCGAGCTCGACACCGCCCACTACAAGGGTAACTTCCCCGACAGCGCCTCGATCCTGGCCGGAGAGATGCCGGCGGGCAGCGACGCGCTCGAGGAGGCGGTGGTGACCTCCTCCATGTTCTGGCCCGAGCTCTTGCCCCAATCCAAGCTCCAGGCCGACCACATCCATGTCTTCGAAGCCGTCAACGCCACGGGCCCCGTGACCCACATCCGGCTCAACATCTTCCCCGACGGCGGCATTTCCCGCGTCCGCATCTGGGGCAAACTCGCCTAGCCGGAAGAGACCGCATGACCACGATCGACATTGAGCCCCTCACCCGCGAAGCCTTTGCCCCTTTCGGACAGGTGATCGCCGTCGAAGGCGCCGACCACTATCTCATCAACGCCGGAAAGACCGAGCGTTACAACGATCTCGCCAGGGTCGAACTTGGCGGCGCGCATCCGCGCCCCCTGATCTCGATCTTCCGGGGCCAGCCCTACGCCCTGCCGCTCGACCTGACGATGGTCGAGCGCCACCCCTTCGGGAGCCAGGCCTTCTTTCCGCTGAGCCCGCGACCGTTTCTGGTGATCGTGGCGGCCGACAATGCAGGGGTGCCAGCCCAACCACGCGCCTTCCTGACCAAACCCGGCGAGGGCGTAAACATCGCCATGAATACCTGGCACGGGGTGCTGACGCCGCTAGAGGAAGTCAGCGATTTCCTGGTGGTCGACCGTGGAGGTGATGGCAATAACCTCGAAGAATACTTCTTCGAGACGCCCTATCGCGTCACAATGACGAACGCGATCTTTACTTAAAAAGCGCTCGCGCGTCGCAAGATCGCAGCATTTGCTGCATAACAACCTGGCTGGGGCACTTTTCAGGACGGTGGGGGAGACGCCGTCAAACACTTGGAGTGCACGATGCGCATACGCCCGAACCTGGTTTTCGCCGCCCTTGGCCTGCTGATCGCGAGTTCGCTATCCGCCACGGCCGCGCCCGTTTCGATCACTGGCGAGGTCACCTACCGCGAGCGCATGGCGCTGCCGCCAAATGCAGCCCTCGAGGTGCAACT from the Youhaiella tibetensis genome contains:
- a CDS encoding ureidoglycolate lyase, which translates into the protein MTTIDIEPLTREAFAPFGQVIAVEGADHYLINAGKTERYNDLARVELGGAHPRPLISIFRGQPYALPLDLTMVERHPFGSQAFFPLSPRPFLVIVAADNAGVPAQPRAFLTKPGEGVNIAMNTWHGVLTPLEEVSDFLVVDRGGDGNNLEEYFFETPYRVTMTNAIFT
- the alc gene encoding allantoicase, with the translated sequence MSASEIPPFARNAVNLASAGLGARALFATDDFFAEVGRMLADAPAVFYPDKYDDHGKWMDGWESRRKRGPGHDYAVVRLATAGVIRGFDIDTAHFTGNYPPAARIEACDVPGEPDDKTAWTEILPMTPLGPSAHHYLESRSAQVWTHVRLHIYPDGGVARLRVFGEPHIDAAAHAGKLIDLASGLNGGHVVAYSDAHYGAFGRLLAPGRGLDMGDGWETRRRRVPGNDWIIIALGARGIVEKVELDTAHYKGNFPDSASILAGEMPAGSDALEEAVVTSSMFWPELLPQSKLQADHIHVFEAVNATGPVTHIRLNIFPDGGISRVRIWGKLA